One Gadus morhua chromosome 23, gadMor3.0, whole genome shotgun sequence DNA segment encodes these proteins:
- the eef1e1 gene encoding eukaryotic translation elongation factor 1 epsilon-1 produces the protein MALKELSSLEKFLGLKKHNKYSTQGDNKVPVLQSNNGPMVGLLTVCSHLVNEAKRPELLGTSTEHRAMVHQWLEYRVTKVDGCTREEAKTVLKDLNLYLQDKVYLAGNCFTLADALMYYGLHPLVVDLAVHEKEHYVNVTRWFDHLQHYPRLRHHLCPVVVLRNRVYISGHH, from the exons ATGGCGTTGAAGGAGCTATCATCGCTGGAGAAATTTCTGGGACTAAAAAAGCATAACAAGTACAGTACACAGGGAGACAACAAG GTACCAGTGTTGCAGAGCAATAATGGGCCTATGGTAGGATTACTGACGGTCTGCAGCCACCTGGTGAATGAGGCCAAGCGCCCCGAGTTGCTGGGCACGTCCACAGAACACAGGGCCATGGTGCATCAGTGGCTGGAGTACAGAGTTACCAAAGTGGACGGCTGTACCAGGGAAGAAGCCAAGACCGTTCTTAAG GACCTCAACCTTTACCTGCAAGACAAGGTCTACCTGGCAGGCAACTGCTTCACCCTGGCCGACGCCCTCATGTATTACGGACTTCACCCACTGGTT gtgGACCTGGCCGTCCACGAGAAGGAGCATTACGTCAACGTGACCCGGTGGTTCGACCACCTCCAGCACTACCCCCGCCTCCGCCACCACCTGTGCCCCGTGGTGGTGCTCAGAAACAGAGTGTACATCAGCGGACACCACTGA